The DNA sequence CATGACATTTGGACTTCATTGGGGATACTGAGTTGCCTTCCCAATTTTGTTAGGTATTAACTTCGGAGATACCATTAGATAATTGCACTACAATAAATTGGTACCAGCAGAATCTTATTTAGTTTAGTGGTACCAGTATATTCTTAAACTACAAGAAATTGGTACCAGCAGATTCTTCTTGACCCTTAGTTTAGTTTTTTATGCAATTTCCCTTTAGGTTGAAAGCCTTGTCCATATTGTCATGTCATTTATTGGGAGTCGGCTAAAAGGTGAAATCCCACGCCATTTACTCAAAGGAATCCATTGGTATCACTTCATCAGAACCTGTTAGGTATATCCAATTTGATGAATTAATTCTAATTGTGTGTAAACTGATTTCATGATGTATTAATCTTGGATCCCATGAAAATTGTAAATATAGTTGGGAAAAATGTTTTTCACAGGTATGTTTACTAGTGATTGTTGTGGTCACTTCTAGATGCCTTGCTCGTACTTATATTGTAAGGATATTTGTATTTCTCTGCAGTAATTGACTTTATAAACTTATCCAATTACAAGAGCCCATTTTACTGACACATAGAACCTGTCAGGCTTGACCTAGTCATTATTTGCTTAAAATTGCATTATCAGCTCTATAGAGTctattatttttcatatgtactATCCGATGCCTGGGATTGTAGTGGACTAATGAAGGTTCTTTGCTAGGATTTGCTGTGAAATGCTTAAAGGTAACACAAAGTAGGGATTGCAATCGATTTCAGCCCATCCTTTTCATAATTGTTTTTCTGATGTTTAGGTGTTAAGAATTGAATTACATTTTTCTGATGTTTAGGTCTTAAGAATTACATATCCAGGAATTCTCATTTGATTCTCTTCTAATGAACTTTGCCTATCCTTATGGTTCTCAATTAGTGGTGTGATTGCATGTTGGACGATTTGCTTAACTCGTTAAATgcatagtagttggtaggcagctaacaaccagggaggtatattaccagtactacctgcctggatatcaggagggttTGTGAGTTGCTTAGTGacccagcacttcaatggttgtcagatTGTATTCTTATGACCTAGGTGGCTTTTCTCTGCCTTACTCCCAAGTGAAACTAAGGCATTCCATCCTCAAACATACAGTTCCTTCTTGTACATAACACGTGGCATTTGACTCGCCCATTGTAACTAAATTTTCCTACTGTTAGCAGTACGGGTTAGCCCTGTTTTTAGAAAACGGTAGCAGCAATAGTTAAAAACATTTAGAGAGGAGCATTAGATAGGTATATTATGTATGAGCATGTGCAACACTGTGCTAGTTTCCCTTTGCCAGTGGTTTAAGGATTAGGCACTAAGGCTAACCAGTGGCACTGGAATTAACAAGCTATCGAGACAATGTGGCCACACCCTTGAGGTAGTAATAATTTGAACATCCATCAGAGATATAGCTAGATAGGTTAATACTTGGTGAAACATGAAAACCCTGCTTATGCATAATAATGTATTGTGATGAGATGATTAATAGCATGTTCAATCATTTAAATTTTGGTAGAGGTAACCTGTTTTTGAGTCTGGGATGTGTATCCCTTAAAGCGGTACTGATCATAACTTTTCTAATCGTATTTATAACGATAGTTGGGATTTATGCGAGACTTCCCCTTTGCTCAACAAGTAATGAGTGCTTCATTGGTATATTTGTAACAAAAAAATGATTATGTACAGTGATGAAAGCTTTTTTGTGTTAAGGTAATTACATAAAAAAAGTTATGGTACTACAGTACATTTAAAGTCAAATGTTGTAGAACCACAGTCTCGGCATTTTTATGAAGTGGCATCGATATGGGAGGAGCTATTTTACCTGTGTGAACTAATTGTTGGTGTAGCCAATCCCAGGCATTGATAATAGCCAGATGCTTTCTAGTCTTGCTTTATgtaatattattttgctttttcgctgtctcccgcgttagcgaggtagcacaaggaaacagatgaaagaaatggcccaacccacccacatacacatgtatatacgtacacgtccacacacgcaaatatacatacctatacatctcaacgtataaatgtatatacacagacatatacatatatatgcgtacataattcatactgtctgcctttattcattcccattgccacctcgccacacaagaaataacaaccccctcctgtgtgtgagatagcactaggaaaagacaacaaaggccccatttgttcacattcagtctctaccagtcatgtaataatgcaccgaaaccacagctccctttccacatccaggccccatagaactttccatggtttaccccagactcttcacatgccctggttcaatccattgacagcacgtcaaccccggtataccacatcgttccagttcactctattccttgcatgcctttcaccctcctgcatgttcaggccccgatcattcaaaatctttttcactccatctttccacctccattttggtctcccacttctcattccctccacctcttgacacatatatactctttcactttcctcgctctttctctccatgtgaccaaaccatttcaaaacacctgctttttgctctctcaaacacacactttttattaccacacatctctcttaccttattattacttactcaatcaaaccacctcacaccacatattgtcctcgaacatctcatttacagcacatccatcctcctgcgcacaactctatccatatcccacctcgcaaccatacatcactgttggaaccactattccatcaaacaacccatttttgctttccaagataaagttctcaacttccacacattcttcaaggctctcaggattttcgccccctcccccaccctatgattcacttccacttccatggttccatccgctgccaaatccactcccatatatctaagacacttcacttcctgcactttttctccatttaaactttcctcccaatttacatgaccctcaaccctactgtacctaataaccttgctcttattcacatttactctcaactttcttctttcacacactttaccaaactgtcaccagcttctgcagtttctcacatgaatcagcccccagcactgtatcatcagcaaacaacaactcacttcccaagctctcatccacaacagactgcatacttgcccgttttcaaaactcttgcattcacctccctaacaaccccatccgtaaacaaattaaacaaccatggagacatcacgaacctacattcactgagaaccaattttcctctcttcgtacacgtacacctgccttacatcctcgataaaaacttttcactgcttctaacaacttgcctccctcaccatatattcttgataccttccacacagcatctctatcaactctatcatatgccttctccagatccataaatgctacatacaaatccatttgcttttttaagtatttctcatttacattcttcaaaacaaacacctgatccacacatcctctaccaattctgaaaccacaccgcacttccccaatctgatgctctgtacatgccttcaccctctcaatcaataccctcccatataatttcccaggaataatcgacaaacttatacctcagtaatttgagcactcgcatttgtcccctttgcctttatacaatggcactatgcaagcatagtgcatatctttaaaaaaaaaaaaaaagtctccccaGTCTTACTAATTATTGTTAATGATTTTGGATAGCATGTATTGACATTACTTTTTAATGCATAGATAAGAAAGGCACAAAATTTAGAAATTGGTGAAATTTATATTACTCATATGGTAGTAGTTCATGATTAAAATTGAACCTTTTATGAAAGTAATGGAGTAAGTTACAAGATTAAAATAAATGGATAGCAGTTAGGAATTGCCTGTACAACTCACCGATGTTTTATTAAGTTACAAAAACAAATATTAGATGAGAAAATTTTGTAAATTTATCTTAGATGCTTGTGTACAGTAACGGGTGTTTCTTGATTTTTACTTCCAGCCACACATTAGATGTTCATGACTGTTATTCATGTTGAGGAAAGTACTTTGCCCAATTCAGAGTATGACACTATTGTTTTGTGGATTTTAGTGAGTGAAATCTGACTTACTTGGGATTAAACAGTTGCAGTGATGTGTTTTTGTGGATTTTACCAAGTGAAATCTAACCGATTTAAGATTAAGCAGTTGCAGTGATAAGGGTGTTTAAGAAATGAAGTTCACCAGATCTCTTCATCTTATATTTTGCTATTTTTAGTTTAGATTTTTACTGTTCCTTGGGAAACTTTCTAGTTATTTTTTAGAAGGGGTTAAGGTCAACCAACAAGACATTGTTCTTTGATATTTATTACTGTTTAATCTTTGAATGCTAAATAACTTGCAGAAAGTTCAAATTGTTTTCGTTAAATGAATGGGGGGGGGAATCTTGATCATTTCCTGCTTTACATACAAAAAAACTAATTGTAGAGAGTCCTGAGTTTGTGTTGTCAGTTCCCTGAAAAGCAGCTTGCTCCTACACTAACCATATTTTGTCAGGGCATCAACTGTGTCTTATAAAGGAGTGATTTATACGGTTAATTATTGAAAGTTATTAATTTAGGATATATTTCTTTGCATGATTTGCACCTTTATTTTTTGCCGGTATTTTTCATTGATTTATTCATGCGTGTGCACTTGGTATCCTGTAAGGACCTTGTGGTTTGTTGCCATTTGCTCACCTTTATAACCTTTTGTTACATTAGTTTTGATTTGTTAGATAAGGTTGGGTGCAATTGTTACTAATAGATAACATTATCCTGTGAGGACCTTGTGGTTTGTTGCCATTTGCTCACCTCTATAACATTTTGTAACATTAGTTTTGATTTGTTGAATAAGGGTGCAATTGTTACTAATAGATAACCTGAGGTTTTTGCTCCTACTCATAACTTAAACATTGTACACATTTTGTAATTCCTTGAATATTACTCACAACATAATTATAAGATTGGGCATAGCTGGGTAGGTCAACATATTTCTTTGAATTGTTTCACATTTATTGTGTAGGGTTTTTGGATGTATTAAGGTTGAATACATCACTTTATTTATCAATTGGATTTTTGCCATCACATGGTGAGAAACATTAATAAAGGTGTTTCAAGATTCAGATTGAGAAGACATCTGATGGTTATTTTAATTGTAGATTTTACATGAAAGGTTTTTGTTTATAAGTTGACATGCTTTCTTTTGGAACTGAACCAAGGCGTGTAAGGGGGGAACCTTGGGAAGGTCTGTCGGCCTTGGTTGTGTTGAGGTAGCTGTAGTTTGTGACATGACATCCAGATAGGTGGTTGAGTAAATGTGGCATATTCATCTGTTCTGGTGCTTATTCAGTATTGTAGGAAATTGCAGATAAGATGGATTGAGTAAATAGTTTACCATAATGTGAATAATCAAGATCACCAGTATGACTGAATCCTGTAAAGTAACCTCAGTTTTGAATCAAAGGCTAAGTATGAAAGTAATTAAACAATGTTTGATACAGATGAGCTAGAATCGAGTGAATTCTTGAATGTAGCCTATGTGGTTGCATCAAAGGCTAGGTTTTTGGGGGATCTGTGATTTTTGAGCCAGAAATATTAGGTATGTTAATACAGGATGTTACCAGTTGTGAAAAGTTAATGCCTCACAGGCATAAAATAATGCCCAAAGTTTTTGTTTGTCCCTAGTAGTATGTAGAGGTTGCATCACAAATTGGTCTTGTATGCACAGTCTGTGGCAGTCTTAATAGTAATGAAATAGGGTAAGGGTAATGCAGTTGAAATTTATAGATGTACGTGTGTGCCATGTCAATAGCAGTATTAGTGAATGACTGAGTTTTTCTTGTGTGGCAGCATGGGCCTTTGATTCAACTGGAGTTACATCATGGGTTGGATATAGTTGTCATACTCTTAAAGGGTCAGCTCATGTATGTGCTATAGTAGTTTCccagttagagtagttgaaagcataGTTGAAGATGTTCTAATAGACTAAGAGTACTTCCCTTCAAATTCACAGAATTTATATGCAACTTGGTTGCATATAAAGTTTTACTAGTATTTCTTAACTTCAAGTGGAATTTGGTTGGTGGAACAGTATTACAAGCTTTAATGATTTTTGGATTGTGTGGCTGCCAAGTTTGTTGAAATTCAcagatcgtcacacacacacacaccccagttcTGAATAACAAAATCCACAAAACTTGGCAAATATTTTCAGTATGTGATGGTTACACTGACGAGAAATTTGTTGCATGTATTCTTCTTAAGAATGTTGAACCCAATTGGAGGTTAAAAATTTTTAGTTTTGGTGTAGTAGTTTCTCTGGACACCTGATACTTGTCAGCTATGTAGTATTGTAAATGTTCCATGGAACCCTTGTAGCATTTTTAGTAATGTTAATGTTTTAAGTTCTCTTCAAAGTAGCAAACTAATGTATGTTATTTTTCAGGTTTCAGATACTGTTGTAGAGCCCTACAATGCCACCTTGTCAATTCACCAACTTGTTGAGAACACTGATGAAACATACTGTATTGATAATGAGGCCCTGTACGACATCTGCTTCAGAACACTTAAGCTCCAGAACCCCACCTACGGCGACCTTAACCATCTCGTTTCCCTCACAATGTCTGGTGTCACAACGTGCTTCAGATTCCCAGGTCAACTCAACGCAGATCTCAGAAAATTGGCCGTTAACATGGTGCCCTTCCCCCGTCTTCACTTCTTCATGCCTGGATTTGCACCTCTGACTGCACGTGGTTCACAGCAGTACCGCGCCTTGACTGTCCCAGAGCTTACACAACAGATGTTTGATGCTAAGAACATGATGGCTGCCTGCGATCCTAGACATGGACGTTATTTGACAGTAGCAGCTATTTTCCGTGGTCGCATGTCCATGAAGGAGGTTGATGAGCAGATGTACAATATCCAGAATAAGAACTCTTCCTTCTTTGTTGAATGGATCCCCAACAACGTAAAGACTGCCGTATGCGACATTCCCCCTCGTGGTATCAAGATGGCATCCACCTTCATTGGCAACTCCACCGCAATTCAAGAGCTATTTAAGCGCGTAAGTGAACAGTTTACTGCTATGTTCAGGAGAAAGGCTTTCCTTCATTGGTACACTGGTGAGGGCATGGACGAGATGGAGTTCACTGAAGCAGAATCAAACATGAACGATTTGGTGTCAGAATATCAACAATACCAGGAAGCTACTGCAGATGATGAGGCAGAATTTGAGGAAGAAGGTGAAGTTGAAGGCGAATATGCTTAAGTTACTAAATTATCAACTTGAATTCtgtgttttctttatcattcattgTACATTCCTTATTTGCCCCATATGAACAAATGTGAACAAATTTATATCTtccatttctttctatttttttgtaATATGATTTATAGCACAAACACCTGGTTTTCCTTACCATTCTTATGTAACTATATTGGGTAATTCTGAAATATCTTTGAATTCAATCATTTGCTCAAGAATAAGGTTGCACCCTTTGTATGACGATTGGTTCGTTTCTAGAAAAAGTAAAGAATTGGAGAGAATAGTAGAATTTCCAACAGCTTAGAATTGTTACATATGTGAACTGAAATGAAATTATTCCAAACTGAAATTTATCAGTTTAAAATATACATTCAAAGTCCTTTTGAATACAGTATTCCTTAAACCACAAAACTGAAATTTTATGAAATTTTTTATGGTATTTTCAGTTTGGGCtaatgaaacaaagatcatgGAAGCAAGTATGATATGCACGTACTTGAAAAGGTATTGAAAATTGGACATTTTCACGGATTTCATTTGCTGGTAATGTATTAGTTTAATCTCCAGCAGATTTTAGAGGAAACAACTCATTGATAACTACCCGTAGTTGCATTATACATGGTTACCGGTGCAGGTAAAACCTGCACTAGTAGACAAGTGGCATAGTAAAGATTTATGAATGATCTAATAAACGTGGATTGGTTTGATTGGTATTCTGAGGAATCAAATGAGGTGATTATTTTTCGAGTACCTGAAAAAAATTTTATTGTATCGCCATAATTACTTAAACCAATGTGCCCATGCATGCAACTGGTTGACgttaattttttttgtcattcgcTTCAGGCTACAATAAGTGCTGAAAGTTTTGGCAGAACTTGAATGGTATTTTCTTTGACGGTACTATTGATTAACGCATTTGAAATAACCGGTCCACCACTAGTAATAAAAAAGCCAAACAAATTACTGCTTTGTATTGTTTTAACACCTGTTTATAATTGCATTTGTGGTCTAGAGCTTTTAACATTTATCCAGTGTTGTCCACTACTGGGAAGATTTTACTGAAACGTAGCTTGTATGTTGTCTATCAGTTTAGTCATCTTAAGAACTCGTGTATACTGTATCGTTGATCTTTGTTTATAATTGGTTACTCGGTCAAGGACTTCAAACATTTTCCAACTAGTATTGGCCACTACTATATTTTACTACAAGTTATGTAGCCGGTTTCCTTTTAGTGTGCGAGGGCGTGCATTTGGAAGACTTACGgcctccctaatatatatatatatatatatatatatatatatatatatatatatatatatatatatatatatatatatatattgcgcaatGAGTACACTGATAGATAATGCCTTCTAACAGCAAGGATTTGAACCCCATGTATGTAACCAAATGGTAGGGTGTTCGATTCCTCACTATGTGGTAGGTATGTGCTGATACTCACGAGGATAGAGACGACAAACCGGAGCGAGCGTTTGTGTAGAACGTGTATGACAGACGAGAGGattgtgtacgtatatatgtgtgagttggCGGCAGATATGGTGATATGGTATTCGGCTTCCCGTGCCGTttcgaagcagcagcagcaaatgtGGACAGCGTTGTTCACCTGCTACAATACAATTGTGGTTCATGGGAACGCCACCACATATACATAGGAAAGACTAGCAGTTGCCTTACTTTTAGTCCAAACTGACGACTGGTGGGCCTGAGCCATTGTGGATTTCAGGTAGACAGCTGTAAATCATGTGATAGACTTGAGATTATCTTACCAGCTATGGTCTCCTATATAAGTACAAAATTTAGGTCAATATTATTCGGTCCAAGCTAGTAAGCATTATCATTCTGAGTATGCTGATGAATATCTTGTAAAAGTATTGCGAATACTGTTTTATTACATCCACAGAAAGTGGATAACCACATTTGTATGAAGTCGGTTGCCGATAGGACCTGGTAAAGTGGATTTCAgaatcaaaaattttttttaatcaaaacGTCACACTGCTCCCCTTGCATCCATCGCGTGTGGCTCATCCTAAGCATAAGCcatattttgcaaaaaaaaaaaaaaaaaaaaaccgaaggcTGCCGTTTTCAGAATGCTGATACCGTGTTTGTAACATAGGTTAATTGTTAAGCCCTAACGCACCTCCACAACACTGTAGAGCTAAGGGAAACCCTTGCTGTTGGAGAACTTGTTATTCATTGGTTAACAAGACGTCTGGGTTTATCGTTCAGGCAGCCGTGATCCTCAGGGTGTTGAAAATTCGTAGATAATGCTGAACATATCTCAGAGGATTGTAGTTGATACCAAGAGATGAAAATTCTTTCCTTGAACTTATGATCTCGAATTCTTTAGGACTGAGCTGGGCATTAACAGTATCACATCCCGTCCCAACAACACTGTGCAAGCATGAAGTTCCAACCGCTGCAGTCTTAACTCTGCGGTGATGACAAATCTAGCATGTTTTAGTGCCTCATCTACTGGAGATTTTGCGAGATACTAATACTTTGGCCAAGACCTATAATGACATTTGTAAGGTCAGTGGGCTTTGCTAGAACACTTTCGGAACTATGTTGTACTCGCTccgtagactatatatatatatatatatatatatatatatatatatatatatattatatatatcattaattccTTCGTTTCCGTGACTAATACGTAGCTTCTGTGCTAAAGCTAAGTCCAATTGTAAGATTCCTTCCATGAACTTTCTGTATGAGTTCAAAATCAACGGTAAGTGAAATACAGGGTTGAGTATTCTTAGGTGACATTAACCACGCAAGCATCAtgtacgctaaaaaaaaaaaaaaaaaaataacactaaaCATATACAATGTTCCAGGTGTTTCGCTAGACTGGCTTTACCAGTTATCTGTGCCCTCAGCACGTACCAAATGCCAAGGAAAAACCAAGACTGCCAAAAGAACGTTTCGTTTATTCTTCTTTCTGCTCTTGGCACAGAACCATCTTTTCAAATATTCTTTGGTCAGCCTTAGAAGTATTCTCTTTGTCTTAATAATTGTCTCTTACATTACAGCAAAACTCTTCAGTTTAAGACTAACGTGTCATAAAAAGACCTTCACCCCTCAGGATGGATGAACAGcatggtttgactgtggaccgaacaccacaaccaggattcagcccgatgtgctcgaccctgggcggaccATGAATGCGTTGAGGTTAGGAAGCCTAACTACTATACCACGGACCTGTCCATCAGATGGTGTCCATACCTGCCTTCGTGTGTTCCCGTGAGCTCCTCAAAAACAGATCCTGATCCAAGGTAACGTATTGTTCTGGAGGCCAATTGACAACTAAGTTGCGatacatttacataatttttaAAACGGACATTTCTGTTGTGGATGGCAGGTGGCCAACCGTGTCTGCAAATATACTATTAGTCTCTTGATGAAAAGATGCAAGCTTCACCATTTCAACAAGAGGATATACCTTATTTTCTGGTGAGCTGGAATATGCTCTAGCAACCGCACTTGGGATGGAAGATGTCAATATGCTTGGAAAAACACGAACGCTttcaacccatttttttttttttcaaggtcttCAGTAGAGTGCAGGGTAGAGTGTCTCTCCTCCTAACCTATGGATACAGAGGAGCAAGATCCAGTTCAGTTCAAAACTGCACGTTTAGAGAACAAGGAAGCAGATGTGACTTTAgtacatgactggagccttcaacataagaaaaaaaaattgactcaaAAGTTTGCTCCGAGTCTCAGCAAACCTTGTTTTTTTGGGTAATGGATCAAGATTATGCCACTGATGCGAGCAAAGGATCCATACTTACCACCAATAAAAGACAATAAAAGAATACATGAGACAGTAATGTACGATTAAAGATTTGAAGGCTGTTGGGTCCAGTGCTGTTTGTAAATTTCACTTTTGAGCTCGGGTCACGGAAATATATGATCACCTGATAGTTCATAGATCCACATTCACTAAATGTTTCAAGTTTCTTTTTGCTAAGACGACTACTTCTACCGACAAGTTGTTTGTTCTGACAAACTCGGTGATCAGCTGTGAAATAAAATCTAGATTTGCTAACTTCGACGTAAATCTATTTTGGTTAAGGAAGTGGTCTACTGTACTTCATTTGTTTTCGAGATGGACACGTTTTTGAAAATGGGTTTGAAATGAATGATAGTATTTCTTATAGAGACGTAGCATAGTCGTCAGGAATACACATGGAAGGTGGCTTCATTGGTATGCAGACAGTTGACGCCAGTAATGATAGGACTGTACATGACTCATcagtcatgtacatacatacatatattcgtcTTTTACATTTGCCACATTGAAGTACTGAATCGTCTGTTCGGAAATACAGTTCATGCCAGAGACGTATTCCTTTACAGTATCATGATTATGATTGATGGTAAGAAATAACAGTTTTAAGGTTGGAGAAGTAATGCTGCGGGAGCCGCCACCGTCGCGTGCCTGTGAGTGTGCGGGAGCCAGACGGAACGTCGGGCCGGGTCGCTAAGGAATCGATGATTCAGCCCCGTTGTCGCCCACAGCGCCTGCCTCACGCAGGGACTGCCTGCACCTGCTGGACCTTCTAGCCCTGTCGCCCTTTTATTTCGTGTATTTTCATGCTTTTCATTTTGAGTGTGGTGTTTCATGCTTTCcattttgtatatgtgtgattaGTGTTTCGTGCTTTTGTATATGTGCAGTATTTCATGTAGAGTTTGATACTTCTCATGTTTTATGTAGTTTCATGCTTTTCATTTTAAAGTGGTTCATAATATCAACGTAGAGTATTAGTGTTTCACTCGAT is a window from the Panulirus ornatus isolate Po-2019 chromosome 32, ASM3632096v1, whole genome shotgun sequence genome containing:
- the LOC139759069 gene encoding tubulin beta-1 chain, whose translation is MREIVHLQTGQCGNQIGTKFWEIISDEHGIQPTGEYTGADKDLMELQLERINVYYNEGNQGKYVPRAVLVDLEPGTMDSVRAGPHGQLFKPDSFVFGQSGAGNNWAKGHYTEGAELVDSVLDVIRKEAEKCDCLQGFQLTHSLGGGTGSGMGTLLVSKIREEFPDRIMNTFSVVPSPKVSDTVVEPYNATLSIHQLVENTDETYCIDNEALYDICFRTLKLQNPTYGDLNHLVSLTMSGVTTCFRFPGQLNADLRKLAVNMVPFPRLHFFMPGFAPLTARGSQQYRALTVPELTQQMFDAKNMMAACDPRHGRYLTVAAIFRGRMSMKEVDEQMYNIQNKNSSFFVEWIPNNVKTAVCDIPPRGIKMASTFIGNSTAIQELFKRVSEQFTAMFRRKAFLHWYTGEGMDEMEFTEAESNMNDLVSEYQQYQEATADDEAEFEEEGEVEGEYA